The Panicum hallii strain FIL2 chromosome 5, PHallii_v3.1, whole genome shotgun sequence genome contains the following window.
ACGAAGGAGTCACGCGATGCATAAGGTTGGGGCTTCGTATCACACTTATAATGCATATTTGGCATATTATGTGTAAGATGGTGATGGGGTGGTTGTAGTAGTGTGTGTAATGTGTAGGTGCTCTCATGTCTACAACTACGACTTGCTTTCTTACCTTCCTGGGAAATTAACTTCCGTAGGAATGAAATTTTCTTCTTCGGTGAACCACATGATGCTATAATTAAATATATTAAACTATATTAGGTGTAATCTGGGAAATTTTTTAACGAGGTATTTAGGTGTCCCTATATATACACTGTAGGATAAATTGTCCAATTTTCTTGGTAGGAACGCTATGAGAAACAACTCGGTAGTTTTAAAGGGGAGCACTTTTCAACAGGTGAGCGGCTAACATTGACTAACTCAATAATCAGTAGTTTACCCATGTATATAATGTTATTTTCACGGTCCCATGAGAAGTACTTAAAAAGATGAACTATTTAAGATCATGATTTTCTAGAAAATCGATcaccagaaaaaaaaaagcagcATCTTGCTAAATGGGATATTTTGTACCAACCCGAAGAAGACCATAAAAGGTTAATTGGCGGTCCATAATCTAACACTAAAAGAATAGCGCCGGTTAAACCCTAGAATAAAATTAAGAAAATACGAGCACCAATGTCAAGTTGAGGACTCAATCTCGGATGAGCAAATCTCACACCACAAGAAACCTTACCGGCTAAGTTATACTCAATTCGTGCAGCAGTTGATTTAGCTTCATGACAAGGGAACTCTTCTCGAGGATCAAGCCCATGACGTCTACATGTGCAGAGCAATTGTTGGGGAGGCCTCCAAGGTACTGGTTCTGAGGCGAGTATGCAGCTAGACCTTCACAGAAAGCAACAATGGATACATTCCGCGATGCTCAATATGCGCTATTTCCTCCATTTTAAATTATTAACTTTATCCTATGTTAAAGTTATCTTTGAGGAAGTTTATAAAAACATCAACCTCTATAATCAAACTGATTTTATTAAATCTGttataaaatatatttatttgGTATTGTATATATTATTATATTTTTCTGTAAACTTGATCAAAATTAAACGGATAAAACTAAAGTGACTAATAATTTTGAAGAGACTACTATAAATTAAGTACTGCAGTGGCGGCTATATCCGGTGTATAAATATTAAATAGCTATGATTAAGCAACCAGCTACCATTCAAATGGTTCAAGATGAGATTGTATTCGGTAAAAGGCTCCATCACTTTCACTTTCATATTTTCTTATCGGAAACGAAAAATGATACAATATCATAGGAGAATAAAAGGGCAACGGTTTTATGATAATTTTGAAAACGCAAATATACGAACTAGAACACATAAATAATGATCGAAAGCCATTGAAACGATATTTCAAAAATAATAAACATGTCAAACCATAGAGCACAACACTAACCATATGACTTGACACATCTTATACATAAGTACAATATTAATCCAAGTATCCAACCATCCAGGACACATGTCTTATTTCATAGTACTAAAAATTTAAGTAGTGTTTAGTTGGAGAGAGCGGTAGGATGGAGTGGGTTCATTTCATACTCCAGATTAGAGGGTTGAAATGACTCCATCTACGTTTGGTTGGAGGGCTGGGATGACTTCATTATTTATTTGGTTGGAGGGATAAAGATCGATCGGCTCTTATATCATTAACACCCGTTTGTGGGGGCCACCTATCATGCATCGCCCTTCTTTTttccctccccttcccttcccgagtgcagccgcccgccgcggccaCATTCTCGGCGCTTGTTGACCCCGTAGTTGGGGCtgctccattgccgccgctaGGAGGTCTGCTGCTGCCCAAATTGATCTCCCGCCACCCTAATCGATCTTCTGCCACCCAAATCGGTCCCCACCGCTCGATTCACCCAAATCGATCATGTGCAATGCCGGTGTACAATGTGGTAATTGCTTGAAGAAAATGCATTGCTTGGAGACACCAGTTGAGATGGAGAGTTGGGAGTGCCCTAAATATAAGTAGATGTGGTTCAACTTTCAGGTGTTATGATGAAACTTTATATCCACTCATACTGGACCTTGTGGCCACTGTAATCGAAAAGAATCAGTACATATACTATATTAAAAAAAATATGCAACCGAAATACATGCACAACGGACAAGATAGCACGAAAAAACGATGTGAAATAGAGGGTCTGGATAACTTCTATCAGGATGGCAAGCAAGATGGCAAGGTGTACCAATCATTTTGCGAGTTCCTACAGCCAGAGCGAAACAATAGTTGTTTGATTTTTAAACAGTGCGCACTGATGTATCCCTGCTGGACTCCAAGTTGAAGTAATTCTTCATTTTATTTGCAAGTGGGTAATTTCCTAATCGCCTTGTACCATCCGTTGTCTCACTGACATGTGCGTCTGAGACCCCACGTCCTGTAGATCGATGCACGTGACAATTTTTGCCGGCCGGCCGTGCACTAAAATAAGTAAATAATCGACCTCCACCCAACATCGGTCAACGCCCTGAAAAGGCGCACATACATCAGGTTGATCATGCACCAACTTGGAGTGGCACACTCACCTTTTAGCTGACCTGATCAAACCTCCCAATCACATGTAAGCCAAACACCATGTTCATTTCTTAATGGAACGCCCATTTTGCTGGATACAATGCTGGCCTGCACTACCAACTCCACTTTGCTTGCCATCTCGACTCTAATCCCAATACTAGTGTGCAAGATCTTCTATATTGGTCCGGCATGAGATTCGTCAGTCAAGAATGGGAGACGAAccagagaaaaaaaaagcaatTCATCCTTTGGGGGGGAAAATGCTTCGCAAGAAAAGGGGATCATTTCAACTAGCTCGGAAGTAGGAACAGCAACAGGAACCTCCTTCGCTGCTATGGTTTGATTTACTCTGTTTGGTCTCTTTCCCTGCTTCCTTCTGTTGATTTTCTGGTGAAAAGAGGCCGGCTGGCACAGCAGATGATGGCTGACTCAGACAAGATCAAGTCAACCGGTGATGGCGCGGCCCATCGGTGATCGGTCCAAGCTCTGACCTGAAGCTATACCTACTACTAGGCTACTAGGCCGGTGCCCCACCACCATCGACCGGCCGGCCGTCCTCGTCTCTTCCATGCGTCCCGACGCCCCGTGCCATTAGCCGGCCACGCACCTCTATTTATACCGCACACCCGTGCGGGCATGTCGCTCCAACACTCGCTCCGTGACCGTGATCCATCTCCAATACAATACAGGCCCAACACAACACCACTTGGTTGCAATCATCATCGGCAATGGCGTGTTCTTGCGCCACGCACTACGGCGCCCTAGTGGCCGTCGTGGTCGCTTTCCTCGTCGCTTCCGGCGGCAGCGCCGGcgtaacggcggcgaggtacgGCCCCGGGCAGTGCAGCCCGGTGGCGGCGCTCGTGAGCGAGCATCTGTATAACTCCCTGTTCCTGCACAAGGACGACCCGGCCTGCCCCGCCAAGGGGTTCTACACCTACGCCTCCTTCATCAACGCCGCCCGGACGTTCCCCAAGTTCGCCGCCACCGGCGACCTCAGCACCCGCAAGCGCGAGCTCGCCGCCTTCTTCGCGCAGATCTCGCACGAGACCACGGGCGGCTGGGCCACGGCGCCGGACGGCGAGTACTCGTGGGGCCTGTGCTTCAAGGAGGAGATCAGCCCGGCGAGCGACTACTGCGACGCCACGGACGCGCAGTGGCCGTGCTACCCGGGCAGGTCCTACCACGGCCGGGGCCCCATCCAGCTGTCGTGGAACTTCAACTACGGGCCGGCGGGGCGCGCGCTGGGCTTCGACGGCCTGCGCAACCCGGAGGTGGTGGCCAACTGCTCCGAGACGGCGTTCCGGACGGCGCTGTGGTTCTGGatgacgccgcgccgccccaaGCCGTCGTGCCACGAGGTCATGGTCGGGGAGTAccgcgcctcggccgccgatCTCGCCGCCAACCGGACGCCGGGGTTCGGGCTCGTCACCAACATCGTCAACGGCGGGCTCGAGTGCAACCGCACCGACGACGCCAGGGTGAACAACCGGATAGGGTTCTACCGGAGGTACTGCCAGATCTTCAACGTCGACGCCGGGCCAAACCTCGACTGCGCGCACCAGCAGCCGTACTAGCTGCGGTACACTGATTAGCAATAGCATGGATCGTGATGATGCTGAGACAACGCCTTTGATCTCGTTTTATTTAGTTGTTTATGTAATTGATCAAGTAGAGATAGCGTTTTGGATGAAGTGACCACGTGTTCTTGTTCTCTGCTGCACACCAATTGATTTCACTTGGCTAACAAATCTAAACACAATATTTTTTAAGTTATACATGGGCTTAGCACATCAAGATATAAATGTCATGACGTTATTTCACGCATATGGCTACGTAATATAACAACTCTCCATATCATTGCTATTTAATTTTGATACTAAATTTGTCTCATTGAATACTAAATTACCATAAATAATATCGCATATTATTAGTCTTATTTTTCATAACCAAATCACAATCATGAATCCTTCACACAAGATCTAACTCGCATTCTTATCTGAAAAAAATCGGTGCTCATAGCCTAAGAGTGGGAGGGGGTGAATCAGGCAATTCTAAGATCTTAACCTATGGGTCAAACTAGTTAGCACAAAATATAAGCTAAAATATATTATCTAGATGTGCAGCTAGGGTTCAACTAGCGTGAAAATCTCATCCAAAAAGATTTGCAACCTATAGTCAATTCTAGCAAGATAATACACTAAGAATGTAAAGGCACACAAGATTGTAATAAGAAATGCGGAAGCTTattaaaagaaaaagaaaaggatgaAAGGACGAAAGGAAGCAAACTCTCGACATgaaaatttatcccgtggtatcgatagGCACAAGGCTACCCCTAGTTCACGTTGTTGAAGCACGCACTAAGAGTATTGCATCCTGGCCACCGAGTCTCTTCCGAGACTTTCTTGACTCGCCACCAAGGCTTAGCCACCAAAACTCTCGCCAAGTTCCCGGTCACCTCGATGCCATCTCCACTAAGGAGTTTCTCCATGAAAGAAGGGGATGTCCATGTTTCCCGCATAAAGCCGTcgtcgccgctccacaccaagtCGGAGGATCGATAACTTGCCAGTGAGCCACCAAGACTCCAAGGGGCTGGCACACCAAGATACAACTTGTGGTTCACTCAAGAATCAGCACACAAAGCAACGACGccttgctctctcactctctctagagctgatcctagcactaacactctcaaagcttgtgctaaagCTAAGGATATGATCAATGAGCTCTTGGATGGCTTGGATAACTTCTTTAGAGTGTTGGTAGCTTCTCACGAACTCCAGCAACCTCAAATGATCCGGGATGaggccttatataggctagagatccaGTCCTAGCCGTTACATGTTTTTTCCCTAAAAATCATAAAGCATCGATTAAACCGATCGccaccatcggtttaaccgatcACACACAGTCTGCCCACTAGCTGTTGAACTCCAACTGCCATCTTCTGCTGACGTCATTGCACCGATCCTTGCACCGACGCCCGGTGGTTCAACCGGACCTGAAGACTTTGCTTGGATGGAAAATTTTCTAGAACCAAAACATGGGTACTCACTAACCACGTCACGCTTGCACCGACGCCTTGTTTTgcaccatcggtttaaccggtgcctCTATCATTTCTCCACTTGATCGCCATGTCATCTCCTCATTGCACCAACGCCTCCATTCTTGTAGCATCGGTTCAACCAGTGCAACTGGGTTCTTCTATGCTtgatcgttgtttcaactaccAATGCACCGACCCGTTATATTCTAGAACCGTCGTTTCAACCGGTCGACTGATTTCGGCTGGCACTTGTCCAATTCATCGTTGCGATCATTTGAGGTTCAATCTGTATTTTCACTACACCTTGGATATCTTGATAACAAATTGCACCATCTTATATATGGATTGGACTCCATCTATAGGATCTAGAAATCCTACAATCT
Protein-coding sequences here:
- the LOC112894818 gene encoding chitinase 10-like, which gives rise to MACSCATHYGALVAVVVAFLVASGGSAGVTAARYGPGQCSPVAALVSEHLYNSLFLHKDDPACPAKGFYTYASFINAARTFPKFAATGDLSTRKRELAAFFAQISHETTGGWATAPDGEYSWGLCFKEEISPASDYCDATDAQWPCYPGRSYHGRGPIQLSWNFNYGPAGRALGFDGLRNPEVVANCSETAFRTALWFWMTPRRPKPSCHEVMVGEYRASAADLAANRTPGFGLVTNIVNGGLECNRTDDARVNNRIGFYRRYCQIFNVDAGPNLDCAHQQPY